The Streptomyces sp. WZ-12 genome segment GACTGCGGGGTCAGCCCGACGTGCGCCATGACCGGGATGCCGGACGAGACCAGCAGCTCCACCTGGTGCGCGGAGCGCTCCCCGCCCTCCAGCTTGACGGCGCCCACCCCGGCCTCCTTGACCAGCCGGGTGGCGCTGCGCAGCGCCTGGACCGGGCCCTCCTGGTACGAGCCGAACGGCAGGTCGGCGACGACCAGGGCGCGGGTGGTGCCGCGGACCACCGCCGCGGACAGCACGGTGATCTCGTCCAGCGTGACCGGCACGGTCGACTCGTAGCCGAGATGGCAGTTGCCCATCGAGTCGCCGACGAGCAGCACCGGGATGCCGGCGTCGTCGAAGACCGAGGCGGTCATCGCGTCGTAGGCGGTGAGCATCGGCCACTTCTCGCCGCGCTCCTTGGCGGCGGCGATGTCGCGGACCGTGATCCGCCGCGAACGGGTGCCCCCGTAGAGGGACTTGGGGTTCTCCTTGCCGGCCTTGGCGGCGGACCCGCCGGCGGGCTGGGCGGCGGGCTCCTGGGATGCCCCCGTGGCCGATTTCCGGGCAGGCGAAAGCTGCGTCATGGTGACGGCTCCTGTTTCCTCATCTCGAAGCACCCTGACGGTGTCTCCGGACTCCCGTCCATGCTGGCACGGCCCGCCCGGGGAGCAAAAGGGGGCGGCCGGAGCGGCCGGTCCCCCCGCAGGCGGAGGGCGTTCCCGCGAACCGGTGGTACCTCCCGACGCTCCTGTCAATACGGAACGGTTCCGTATCGGAAGCGGCGTATGGTGGCGCCATGGCCACCTCACCGACGCCACCCGACGCACCCGGCGCTCCCGCGGCCCCCCGCATCCCCGAGCACATCCACCGGCGGCGCTGGGTGATCCTCACCGTCCTGATGCTCAGCCTGCTGATCGTGGTGCTGGACAACTCGATCCTCAACGTCGCGATGAAGACCATCGCGACCCCGGCCCCGCACGGCCTCGGCGCCACCCAGAGCGAGCTGGAGTGGGCGATCAACGCCTACACGCTGGTCTTCGCCGGCCTGCTGTTCACCTCCGGTCTGCTCGGCGACCGCCTCGGCCGGAAGAAGGTGCTCCTCTTCGGCCTGGCGGTCTTCGGCACCGGCTCGGTGCTCGCCGCGGTCTCCTCCTCACCGGCCCAACTCATCGCCTTCCGCGCCCTGATGGGCCTCGGCGGCGCCTTCGTCATGCCGGCCACCCTCGCCATCTTGATGAACGTCTTCGAACGGGATGAGCAGCCGCGGGCGATCGGCGTGTGGGCCGGCGGCGTGGGCTTGGCCATCGCCGTCGGCCCGATCGCCGGTGGGCTGCTGCTCGACCACTACTGGTGGGGCTCGGTCTTCCTGATCAACGTCCCGATCGTGCTGTTCGCGCTGGGCACGATGGTGATCCTGGTGCCCGACTCCAAGGACCCCGCCCCCGGGCGGCTCGATCCGCTCGGCGTGCTGCTCTCCGTGGTCGGCCTGGTCCTGCTCGTCTACGGGATCATCAAGGGCGGTCAACTCGCCGACTTCACCGACCCGGTGGTGCTGGCCACGGTCCTGTCCGGCCTAGTGGTGCTGGCCGGCTTCGTCGTCCACCAGAAGCGCAGCGACCACCCGTCCATCGACATCGGCTACTTCCGCAGGCCGGCCTTCTCGGCCGCGGTCACCGCCATCGCGCTGGTCTTCTTCGCGCTCATGGGCGTCACGTTCTTCATCGTCTTCTACGTGCAGAGCGTGCGCGGCTACAGCCCGTTGGACTCGGGGCTGTTGATCCTGCCGCTGGCCGCCGCGCAGTTGATCTTCGCGCCGCGGGCCCGGCTCGCGGTGGACCGGTTCGGCGCCCGCGCGGTGTGCACCGTCGGCATGCTCGTGGTGGCCGTCACCATGGCCGGGATGCTGCTGCTGGGGAGGACCACCCCG includes the following:
- the panB gene encoding 3-methyl-2-oxobutanoate hydroxymethyltransferase; this translates as MTQLSPARKSATGASQEPAAQPAGGSAAKAGKENPKSLYGGTRSRRITVRDIAAAKERGEKWPMLTAYDAMTASVFDDAGIPVLLVGDSMGNCHLGYESTVPVTLDEITVLSAAVVRGTTRALVVADLPFGSYQEGPVQALRSATRLVKEAGVGAVKLEGGERSAHQVELLVSSGIPVMAHVGLTPQSVHAYGGYPVQGRGEEAAQQLLRDAKAVQDAGAFAVVLEAVPAELAAEVTRSLHIPTVGIGAGAECDAQVLVWTDMAGLTAGRVPKFVKQYLNLRELLGGAAKEFAEDVVGGAFPAAEHTFH
- a CDS encoding MFS transporter, with translation MATSPTPPDAPGAPAAPRIPEHIHRRRWVILTVLMLSLLIVVLDNSILNVAMKTIATPAPHGLGATQSELEWAINAYTLVFAGLLFTSGLLGDRLGRKKVLLFGLAVFGTGSVLAAVSSSPAQLIAFRALMGLGGAFVMPATLAILMNVFERDEQPRAIGVWAGGVGLAIAVGPIAGGLLLDHYWWGSVFLINVPIVLFALGTMVILVPDSKDPAPGRLDPLGVLLSVVGLVLLVYGIIKGGQLADFTDPVVLATVLSGLVVLAGFVVHQKRSDHPSIDIGYFRRPAFSAAVTAIALVFFALMGVTFFIVFYVQSVRGYSPLDSGLLILPLAAAQLIFAPRARLAVDRFGARAVCTVGMLVVAVTMAGMLLLGRTTPIWVLEALFFFQGTGMAHIMPPVTVTIMQSLPREKAGSGSALNNIFRQVGGTLGVAVLGSLLSTSYRTGIQGTVDALPGLPGPVRDAAGESIEATLGLAARLDPALARPLIARADDAFLHAMHVTALGSAVVSMLGVLVVAAFLPGKMAPAPHPTEPQDGRKAGAAR